GACCTAACAATTGGAAACCACCGCAAATTGCCAGCATTACACCGTCATTTTCGATATATTCAGTCAAGGTTTCTTTTTTTGTTTGGATATCTTCTGAAATAATCAGCTGTTCAAAATCTTGACCTCCGCCAACAAAAACTAAATCATATTTATTTGGATCAAAAGGCTCATAAATACTGATGATTTCAGAGCGGAAGTTCACATTCATTTTTTCGGAAAGGTATTTTAACATAAGTATGTTGCCATTATCACCGTAAGTATTCAATAAATTTCCGTATAAGTGACAGACAATTAATTCTTTTGGCACTAATCATTCCTCCTTGTATAAATAGATGATTAACAACAGTTTTTTTTGAATTTTATTGAAATCATAGAAAAGTACGATGCAGTTAGTTTTTTAGGTAACCTTGTGCAGTTAGTGATTTTCTTAACTGTAGAACAGCTGTATATGTGGCTAAAATATAAACATGTTCTGTCGGCAATTCTTTGATTGCTGTAATCACGTTGTCTAAATCAGGAATTTCTTTCAAATTATCTTCAGGGATTCCCGCGACTTTTAAGCGTAAGGCCATATCTGAATGGCGATCACCACCAGCGATTACTTCGGGAATATTCATTTTAGCTAAGGCTTCATGATCACCATCCCAGATCCAACTAATATCAATACCATCTGCGTAATTTGCGTTCAATAAAGAGACAAGAGAGAAAGAATATGGAGCAAGAGCCATCATATCAATGACTTGATTCAAACCAACAGGATTTTTGACCAGAATTAAGGTACATAGTTTACCATTGATATTGATTGTTTCTTGACGACCAAAGACTTTTTCATCATAGCTTAAACCTGCCTTGATTTTCTCTGATGAGACGCCGTAATGTTCAGCAACTGCAGTAGCGGCCAAAGCATTATACACATTGTACATGCCACCAACTGCGATACTATATTCAGCACCGTCGATCACAAAATTCGCAGAAGTATTGTCCATTTTAACCATTTCGGTTAATTGCACGTCAAGCTCTGGTCGATGGAAACCACAGTTTGGACAATAATATTTACCGAGGTTAGCATAGGTGATCATTTTATAGTGTAAAATATGATGACATTTTGGACAAAGCAATCCATCTGTGTTGTAATGGGCCATTTGCTCTTCATCCGCCTTATGATTAAAACCATAATATTTTCTTGGATTAACTGTTTCCACTGAATTGAAGATCGGTGAATCACCATTACAAAGAATTGGTGCATTCGGTGCTGCAGCAGCTCCATCAACTATTAGTTTATACGTAGTATAAATTTCACCATAACGATCCATTTGATCTCGGAAAATATTTGTAAATAAAAATAATTTTGGTTCAATATATTTTGTGACACGACTTAGACTTGCTTCATCAATTTCTAGAACAGCAAATTTTTTCTCTGCCCCTTTAGTTTTAGCAGACAAAAATGTCGAAACGATTCCTTGCTCCATATTCGCTCCAGTTGGATTAGTCAGTACATGGTCGAATTCTTGTCTTAAAATATTTACCGTTAAAGCGGTCGTCAATGTTTTTCCATTTGTACCAGTCACAACGACGATTTCATAATCTTTTGCTAAGGTATCCAAAATTTTTGGATCGATTTTTAATGCTAATTTTCCAGGGTAGCTGCTACCGCCTTTAAAAAAAGTTTGCAGTACCCATTGAGAAGTTTTTCCAGCGGCTATCGCTACGTGACTTCTGATTCCCATAAAGTGCCCTCCAATTTATATCCACTATCGTTGTTGAATTCAACAATAAACTCAATCTATAATACCACAATTAAAAAAAAAAATTAATTCCTTTTACTCTTTCTTACTATATTATGATTTTATCCGCTACTCTATTTAGAAAAGTGAAGAAATAATAAAAACAAAAAATAGACAGTGATGCTCAAAGGGAGCACGACTGTCTATTAAGGGTATGACTATTATTTAGCATCAATGTAACTATATAGAGTATACTTTGAGATATTGAAATATCCAGCGACTTTATCGCCTGATTTTGTCACGAGAAAAGCGCCCTTGCTGTTTAAAAACTGGATACATTTTATTTTATCGTCTTTTGTCATCAAAGGAACAGGTTTTCCAACTAATTTCACTGATTCTTCAATTAAATCATCTAAAAGTTCATTGATATCTTGAGGAATATAATCAGGTTCTTTATCGTTTTCTTGTTCGTCAATCGATACAAGGGATTTTAGAGTTGATTCAGCAGCAATCAGAGCAGTAATATCATAATTGATCGCAAAAATTCCATCTAGACTACCTGATTTATCTTTAAAATATACGGTACTTGATTTTAAAATTCTTCCATCATGTGTTCGGGTTAAATAATTGACATGGTCAATCAAATCAGCTGGATCTTTTTTTAATGCTTCCAAAACTACTTGAGAAGGTCCATCTCCAAGTTGGCGAGAAGAAACGTGACCGTTTTCGATAGATACAATCGTATTGTTTACATTGTTTTCGTTGATCTTATGGATGACGATTTCACAATTCTCACCGAACTGACCAGCTAAAGCCTTTGCGACTTGAGTCAGAAAGTTTAATTTTTCATCTGAGAGCATGGTTTCACTCCTTTCTATAGGAAGTTATGTCAAATATTGGGTAGGTGCTATACGTGTTCTTTCAATGTTATATAGGAAAGAACAGATAAATTACAGTATATCAATAGAAAAAATCAACATTTGTAACTAGCTTTGTGTGTAATGATATCATGCGGTAAATCATAATACAAGACAATGGGCACACTGCACTAAAAAATATTTTTTAGGTAGCATTGTTTTTTTTTAGGTTAAGTGGTATAATTTATTCGAGTTAAGAGAAATAGTTTGCAGTAAATGGGTTTGCAAGCGCTTTTTCGGAGTCGAGTGAGAGTGAAATTGTAGGTGCTTATATCGACTAGATAGTGAATAAATTAACAATATTGTTGTAAGCGTTTTCTGTTTTAGTCAAAAATAATATGAAACTATAGGAGGGCAATGATGTTACTAATAGGAAATGGAAGACTGATCACCAGAGACGGGGAAGGTACATTCATTGGTGATGGTTGTGTCGCAATCGAAGGTCAGAAAATCAAAGCAGTGGGAACGACAGCAAATTTACGGAAAGAGTTTCCAGTAGCTGAATTTATTGATGCAAAAGGTGGAGTGATCATGCCTGGGTTCATCAATATGCATAATCATATTTATAGTACATTTGCTAGAGGACTAAGTATCAATGGCTACCATCCCAAAAATTTTATGGATATTTTGGAAGGTCAGTGGTGGCGGATCGATCGAACATTGAATTTGGAAGACTCATATCATAGCGCAAAAATTGCTTATTTAGATAGTATTAAAAATGGAGTCACGACTGTTTTCGATCATCATGCTAGTTATGGATCGATTGAAGGCAGTTTAACACAACTTTCTAATGCTGCGGATGAATTAGGTGTTCGGACCTGTTTATGCTATGAAGTCTCTGATAGAGATGGTGAAAAACAGATGAAAGCAGCGGTCAAAGAAAATGCTGATTTTATTAAGGTAAGTAGAAGTCGTACTGATGACATGCAAAAAGCTATGATGGGCATGCACGCAGCGTTTACATTGTCAGATCAATCGCTAGAATATTGTGCCGCACATACGCCAGAAGGGGTAGGCTATCATATTCATATCGCAGAAGACATTGCAGATGTATATGACTCATTAACAAAATATGGAAAACCGATTGTAAATCGATTGTATGATCTTGGGATTTTAGGTAAGCAAACGATGGCAGGACATTGTATTCATATCGGGCCTCATGAGATGGAGTTACTGCGAGATACGAATACAATGGTGGTAACAAACCCAGAATCTAATATGGGAAATGCTGTTGGTTGCCCACCTGCGATGCGTATGCTCAATGAGTACGGCATTTTAATGGGGCTAGGTACTGACGGATACACAAACGATGTAACCGAATCATACAAAGTTGGGAATATAATCCATAAACATCATTTAGCAGATCCTAATGCCGCGTGGACAGAGATTCCGCAAATGCTATTTCAAAACAACCCTCAAATGGCAAATCGCTATTTTGAAAAGAAATTAGGTGTCATAGAGCCTGATGCAGCAGCAGATGTGATCGTGTTAGATTACAAAGGACCAACACCAATGACTAAAGATAACTATAACGCTCATATCTTATTTGGTATGAATGGTTCTGCGGTTACCGATACGATCATCAATGGAGAAATTCGTATGAGGAATCGTGAGGTGCAAGGTGTCGATGAAGAAAAAATCTGGCAGGATGCCCAAATACAAGCTCAATCGCTTTGGGCGAGAATTAATAGCTAGTGATTTTTGACTATAAAAATAAAAAGGAGTGACAAACATGAGTGATATCATGCACCCGATTTCGATCGATGGGTTATTGAACTGGATTTTAAATGAGTACAAAAATGAATCAACTATTTTTGGTATAAGGAAGTTTTTCCAAGCAGATCCCAATAAGACTATGACTTTATTTGGCGAAAAAATGGAAACACCTTGTGGCCCAGCGGCAGGACCACATACACAATTATCTCAAAATATTATAGCATCCTATTTAACTGGTTCACGTTTTTTTGAAGTCAAGACCGTTCAAATCATCGACGGGGAAGATTTACCAGTGAGTAAACCATGTATTACTGCAGCAGATGAGTGCTATAACGTGGAATGGTCGACCGAACTTCGAGTTCCCCAAGCTTATGATGAGTATGTTAAAGGGTGGTTTGTTTTAAAGCTACTTAGTAAAGAATTTGATTTAGGTGATCCAAATGGTTTCATCTTTAATATGAGTGTTGGCTATGATTTAGCTGGAATTCAGTCGCCAAAGGTTGATAAGTACATTACAGATATGCAAGATGCTGAAGGCACACCGATTTGGCAAGAGTGTAAAGAAGCCGCTTATAAATATTTACCCCAATTTAAAAAAATCGACCGAGAATATATTGATGGCATCAGTTCAAGAGTTTGTCACTCGATCACTCTTTCCACACTACACGGCTGTCCATCAGACGAAATAGAGCGGATCACTACGTATTTGTTAGAGACGAAAGGGTTGAATTCATTTATTAAATGTAATCCAACAATGCTAGGTTACACATACACACGTCAAACGATGGATGAATTGGGCTTTGATTATATGGTCTTTGATGATCATCATTTTGTAGAAGATTTACAATTTGAAGATGCGGTCCCCATGTTGAAACGACTTCAAAATTTAGCTGATACTAAAGGGTTGAACTTTGGTGTAAAAATCACCAATACGTTTCCTGTGGAAATTGCTGAAGAGGAACTACCTGGAGATGAAATGTATATGTCAGGGCGCTCATTATTCCCATTGAGTATTTCTTTGGCTAAAAAATTATCAGATGCTTTTGACGGGAAACTACAAATTTCTTATTCAGGTGGAGCAGATATTTTTAATATCAAAGATATTTTTGATGCGGGTATTTGGCCGATTACAATGGCAACGACTTTATTAAAACCAGGTGGCTATCAGAGGATGAACCAAGTGGCTAATCTTCTTGGAGAGTCAGCTTATCCAACACAGGTTCGAGTTGATTTAGAGAAACTTACTACGATTGTTGAAAAGGCGAAGTCACAAGCACGATATAAAAAATCGATTAAATTACAAGAGAGTCCCAAACTTCGGACAACTGTTCCTCTGACTAACTGCTACACAGCACCTTGCCGCAGTGACGGAGGCTGTCCAATCAATCAGGATATTCCTGCATACCTTCGCTATGTAAGTGAAGGCAATTATTTAGAGGCATTAAAGGTAATCGTAGATAAAAATCCGTTGCCATTTATTACAGGAACAATTTGTGCCCATCCCTGTATGACCAAATGTACGCGCCAGTTTTATGAAGGAGCGATCAAAATTCGCGAGGCAAAATTGGAAGCTGCTGAACATGCTTACGATGAGCTAATGGCAACGCTGAAAAAACCAGTTCGCAAAGAAAATGCTCCTAAAACAGCTGTTGTTGGCGGAGGTCCGGCCGGAATTTCTGCAGGGTATTTACTTGCCCGTGAAGGAATGCCTGTTACTGTATTTGAAAAAGCAGATACAATTGGTGGTGTTTGCAGCCAAATCGTTCCAGAATTTCGAATTTCAATGAAATCTGTTCAAAACGATGTAGAAATGGCGAAATTTATGGGTGCTGAATTTAAGACAGGGCAAGCCGCACCGAGTATTGAAGCCTTGCGGGAACAAGGATACACTAATGTTATTTATGCGATTGGCGCATGGAAACATGGGAAATTAAGCTTAGAAGCAGGAGAAACACTAAATTCATTAGAATTTTTAAAAGCAAATCGTGAAAATCCCAAAGTTAATCCTTATGGTGAACAAATCGTAGTTGTCGGTGGTGGAAATACAGCGATGGACTGTGCTAGAGCTGCAACTACATTACCAGGAGTAAATAAAGTTTCAGTTGTTTACCGCAGGGATAAACGAAATATGCCAGCGGATGAGGAAGAATTGTATCTTGCTTTAGAAGATGGTGTAGAATTTTTAGAGTTATTATCGCCAATCAAATTGGTAGATGGGTTACTTACTTGTGAAAAAATGCGCTTAGGTGATCGTGATAACACTGGACGTCGTAAACCTGTAGCAACAGGAGAATTTACAGAAGTACCAGCGGATACAGTAATTGCCGCAGTTGGTGAAAAAGTGGATACTGATTTCTATCAGTCAATTGGCATTACAACAGACCAGTATGGAAAGGTTGTATCAAATCAAGAAACGCTAGAAACAAACCTAAAAAATGTTTACGTAATTGGTGATGCGAATTTAGGACCAGCCACAATTGTTGAAGCTATTGCTGATGCAACGAAGGCTGCTGGTGCCATTTGTGAAATTCATAATCATCATTATGAACAAACTAATCTTAATGGTGATGTAGCATCAGTGCGTAATAAACGAGGCGTATTAGAAACAAAAGAAGCATTATGTGGGCAAGCTAGTAATTGTCTAGAATGTTCAACGATTTGTGAATCGTGTATGGATGTTTGCCCAAATAGAGCGAATATTGTTGTAAATGTCAAAGGACAACCACAACCGCAAATTGTTCATGTAGATCGAATGTGTAATGAATGTGGTAACTGCGAAACGTTCTGTCCTTACGCAAGTGCTCCGTATAAAGATAAATTCACTTTATTCAATACAGAAACTGATTTTGAAAATAGTACGAATTCTGGATTCTATGTAATCGATCCAAGCAAAAAAATATGCCTTGTTCGTTTATGGGGCAATGTATCAACGATTCGTTTAGATGAACAAGGAGCAGCGATTCCAAAAGATATCATCGATTTAATGGATACGATGATTGAAGAGTATGAATACTGTATGCAAATGTAACAAGACATGAGTTGCGCAAAACAACTTCTGAATGATGGAGGTTAAAAAAATGTCTATTCTTTTAAAAGGCGGAATCGTGGTATCCGCTCATGGTCGCCGTCAAGTAGATGTGAGAATCGATGGCGAAAAAATTGTTGAAGTAAGCACAAATTTAAAAGCAGAGGATTCTACCATTGAGGATGTTTCGGGTTGTTTTTTACTACCAGGATTTATCGATGCCCATACCCACTTAGAGTTAAATAATGGTAAGGGTTCTATGAGTACTGCAGATAATTTTTACACTGGCAGCAAAGCGGCCGTTGCTAAAGGAACGACTGCTGTGATTGATATGGCTACACCAAGTAAAGGCAGTTCATTAAAAGACTGCCTAGCTACTTGGAATCAGCTTGCTTCTGGAAATAGTTCTTGTGATTATACGTATCATATGTCGATTATTGAGTGGAATCCTAGTATAAAAAAAGAAATCAAAGAAATGATCGAGGATGGAATTACCTCGTTTAAGATGTATATGGCTTATGACAATTTAAGAACAACAGATGCTGAAATTTTTGAGGCAATGAGAGAAATTCGAAAATACCAAGGTATGTTGGGAATTCATTGTGAAAATGGAGATCTAGTGAATGAGATGATTGCAAAATTTGTAGCAGAAGGAAAACTGTCACCACATTATCATCCTTTGACTAGACCCGATTCAGTCGAAGCGGAAGCAGTGGAACGCTACTTAATGATTGCAAAATTAGCTGATTTGCCGGTTAACATTGTTCATCTAAGCACAAAGAGAGCATTAGAAGCTGTAAAAAGAGCGAGAAGTCGCAAACAAAAGGTCTATGTAGAAACCTGTCCCCAATATTTAGTGTTAGATGATCATTTATACGATGGACCTGATTTTGAAGGAGCTAAATATGTTTGTTCCCCCCCCTTACGCAGTATAAATGATCAACATGCGCTATGGGATGGAATAATGGACGGTCAGGTCAATACGATTTCAACGGATCATTGTAGTTTTAATTTTGAAGGGCAAAAAACAACTGGTAAAGATGATTTCAGTAAAATCCCAAATGGCATGCCAGGGGTGGAGACTCGTCCGGAATTGATTTATACCTATGGTGTGACAACTGGAAAAATCAGTTTGGAGCGCATGGTGGCCTTACTTTCAGAAGATATTGCCAAGCAGTTTTCTTTGTATCCGCAAAAAGGCATTATCCAAGCAGGCAGTGATGCAGATATCGTGATTTGGGATCCAAAAAAAACGGGTGTCATTTCAGCTGCAACCCAACTACAAAATGTGGATTATACACCATATGATGGTATGCAAACGAGAGGACAAGCAAAATCAGTTTATCTAAGAGGACAGAAAGTCGCTGAATCAGGTCGAGTTATCTTAGAAAAACAAGGAAAATTTGTATTTCGTAATATTACACCCATTGACGAATAGAATCAATCAACTTGAGTTGATTTAAATAAATATACGGAGGGGAAAATTTTTTGGAAAAAATAAAATGGACGGCAAATGAAATGCCTAAAACAAATGATCAGTATTTAACACTGATGTCAAAGGAAGCAATTGAAAAAGCCTTAGCTTTTCATCGTAGTTTCCCGCAATACAATCAGACACCATTAGCTGAATTAAAAAATATGGCTGAGTTTTTAGGTTTAAAAGACTTTTTTGTTAAAGATGAATCGTATCGTTTTGGTTTAAATGCATTTAAAGTACTTGGCGGCTCATTTGCTATGGCAAATTATATTGCAGAAAAACTCGGAAAAGATGTTGCTGATTTAACATATGATGTTTTAACTTCTGAGAAACTTAGAGATGAATTTGGGCAAGCAACATTTTTCACAGCTACCGATGGCAATCATGGACGGGGAGTTGCTTGGGCAGCGAATAAGTTGGGACAAAAATCAGTTGTTTTAATGCCGAAAGGTTCAACGCAAACCCGAAAAGAAAATATCGAAAAAGAGGGCGCCAAAGTTACCATTGAAGAAGTCAATTATGATGAATGTGTTCGAATGGCAAACAAAATGGCTGAAGAAACTGAAAACGGTGTCATGGTTCAGGATACGGCTTGGGATGGCTATGAGAAAATCCCGACATGGATCATGCAAGGTTATGGAACGATGGCATTAGAAGCATCAAAACAGTTAAAAGGAGCAGGCAAAGAACGCCCTACACATGTTTTTGTTCAAGCGGGTGTCGGCAGTTTAGCTGGAGCTGTCGTTGGTTATTTTGCCAATCTTTATCCAGATAATCCACCGAAAATGATTGTAGTTGAAGCGCAAGCGGCAGATTGTCTGTATAAATCAGCAATCGAAAAAGATGGTGAGATTCGTTTTGTAGAAGGGGATTTACAAACGATCATGGCGGGTCTTGCATGTGGTGAACCAAATACGATTTCATTTGATATTTTAGAAAATCATACGTCAGTTTTTGTTTCGGCACCAGATTGGGTTTCAGAAAAAGGAATGAGAATGCTTGGTGCGCCTCTAAAAGGCGATCCTCAGGTCGTGTCAGGGGAATCGGGAGCCGTTGCGATGGGGCTTGTTGCGACAGCAATGCAAGATCCTGATTATCAAGAGTTGCGTGAGACATTGGAACTGGATGGAAATTCAACTGTTTTAATGTTTTCAACAGAAGGGGACACAGATCCAGATAACTATAAAAAAATCTTATGGAGGTAATATAAATGGATTTCAAAGCAATTAACAAAGCAGCAGAAGGATATAGAGAGGACATGATCAAGTTTTTACGTGATTTAGTCAAAATCCCAGGAGAAAGTGCTGAAGAAGGCGCAAAAATGGATCGTGCTAAAGCTGAAATGACTAAATTAGGTTTTGATAAAATCGAAGTAGATCCGCAAGGGAATTTACTTGGATATATGGGGACTGGAAAAAAATTGATCGCCTTTGATGGTCATATGGATACGGTTGGTATCGGAGAAATGAGCAACTGGGAATTTGATCCATATGATGGGTATGAAACAGATACAGAAATTGGCGGGCGCGGTACTTCTGACCAAGAAGGTGGAATCGTTTCAGCAATTTATGGTGCTAAAATCATGAAAGATTTAGGATTACTGAATGAAAAATATACAGCTTTAGTAACAGTTACTGTTCAAGAAGAGGATTGTGATGGATTGTGCTGGCAATATATTATTCAAGAAGATAAGATTCGTCCGGAGTTTGTAGTGTCAACGGAACCAACAGATGGCGGTATTTACCGTGGTCAGCGTGGTCGGATGGAAATCAAGGTAGAGGTCAAAGGTGTTTCTTGCCACGGCTCTGCGCCAGAACGTGGAGATAATGCTATTTATAAAATGGCCGATATCTTACAAGATGTCCGTGCGTTAAATAATAATGGTGATACTGAAAGTACTGTTATTAGAGGGTTAGTTCGAATGCTTGATGAAAAATACAATCCAGAATGGAAAGAAGCTCGTTTCTTAGGTAAAGGTACTGTGACAGCCTCACAAATCTTCCATTCATCTCCAAGTCGTTGTGCAGTAGCAGATGGTTGTACTGTTTCATTAGACCGTCGAATGACTGCTGGAGAAACTTGGGAAAGCTGTCTAGATGAAATTCGTAATTTACCTGCAGTTAAAAAATATGGAGAAGATGTAGTTGTATCAATGTATGACTATGATCGTCCATCATATACAGGGTTAACGTATCCAATCGAATGTTACTTCCCAACATGGGTGATTCCAGAAGAACATGGTGTAACAAAAGCATTGATGGAAACACACAGAAATCTTTATGGAGAAGAACGTGAAGGATCAAAAGAAACAATCGATATGCGTAAAGCACGTCCACTATTAGACAAATGGACATTCTCAACAAATGGCGTATCGATCATGGGACGTAATGGAATTCCTTGTATTGGTTTTGGACCAGGAGCAGAAGCCCAAGCTCACGCACCAAACGAAAAAACGTGGAAAGATGATTTAGTACGTTGTGCCGCTGTTTACGCGGCATTACCGACTGTTTATTGTGAAAACAACTAAACAGTGCAATAGAGTATTCAGCTAAATAAAATAAGGGAAAAACGAACCGATATTCTAATGAGTAAAGGGCGTTAGAATATCGGCTATCGTATTATTCATATAGAGGAGAAATGACATGGAAACTTTTAATGATTATATTGCAAAATTGGACAAATTAGAATTTGATAAAATGTATGAAAACGACTTTTTCTTAACATGGGAAAAAACTCGTGACGAATTAGAAGCAGTCTTTACTGTAGCAGATACATTACGTTATTTAAGAGAAAATAACATTTCAACTAAAATTTTTGATAGTGGTTTAGGAATATCTTTATTCCGTGATAACTCAACGAGAACTCGTTTTAGTTTTGCTTCTGCTTGTAACCTATTGGGATTAGAAGTTCAAGATTTAGATGAAGGAAAAAGCCAAATTTCACATGGGGAAACTGTTCGTGAAACAGCGAACATGATTTCATTTATGGCAGATATTATCGGGATTCGTGATGACATGTACATCGGTAAAGGAAATACGTACATGCGTGAAGTATCAGAATCTGTGCAAGAAGGACATAAAGATGGTGTATTAGAACAACGTCCAACTTTAGTCAATTTACAATGTGATATCGATCATCCAACGCAAGCAATGGCAGATGCTCTACATTTGATCCATGAATTTGGTGGTGTTGAAAACTTAAAAGGGAAAAAAGTAGCGATGACGTGGGCTTATTCACCATCTTATGGTAAGCCGTTGTCAGTTCCTCAAGGAATTGTTGGATTAATGACGCGCCTTGGGATGGATGTTGTTTTAGCACATCCAGAAGGCTATGAAATCATGCCAGAAGTGGAAGAAGTTGCCAAGAAAAATGCAGCGGAAGCTGGTGGTTCATTCACTAAAACGA
This sequence is a window from Enterococcus sp. 7F3_DIV0205. Protein-coding genes within it:
- a CDS encoding Mur ligase family protein — encoded protein: MGIRSHVAIAAGKTSQWVLQTFFKGGSSYPGKLALKIDPKILDTLAKDYEIVVVTGTNGKTLTTALTVNILRQEFDHVLTNPTGANMEQGIVSTFLSAKTKGAEKKFAVLEIDEASLSRVTKYIEPKLFLFTNIFRDQMDRYGEIYTTYKLIVDGAAAAPNAPILCNGDSPIFNSVETVNPRKYYGFNHKADEEQMAHYNTDGLLCPKCHHILHYKMITYANLGKYYCPNCGFHRPELDVQLTEMVKMDNTSANFVIDGAEYSIAVGGMYNVYNALAATAVAEHYGVSSEKIKAGLSYDEKVFGRQETININGKLCTLILVKNPVGLNQVIDMMALAPYSFSLVSLLNANYADGIDISWIWDGDHEALAKMNIPEVIAGGDRHSDMALRLKVAGIPEDNLKEIPDLDNVITAIKELPTEHVYILATYTAVLQLRKSLTAQGYLKN
- a CDS encoding helix-turn-helix transcriptional regulator; the encoded protein is MLSDEKLNFLTQVAKALAGQFGENCEIVIHKINENNVNNTIVSIENGHVSSRQLGDGPSQVVLEALKKDPADLIDHVNYLTRTHDGRILKSSTVYFKDKSGSLDGIFAINYDITALIAAESTLKSLVSIDEQENDKEPDYIPQDINELLDDLIEESVKLVGKPVPLMTKDDKIKCIQFLNSKGAFLVTKSGDKVAGYFNISKYTLYSYIDAK
- the ssnA gene encoding putative aminohydrolase SsnA: MLLIGNGRLITRDGEGTFIGDGCVAIEGQKIKAVGTTANLRKEFPVAEFIDAKGGVIMPGFINMHNHIYSTFARGLSINGYHPKNFMDILEGQWWRIDRTLNLEDSYHSAKIAYLDSIKNGVTTVFDHHASYGSIEGSLTQLSNAADELGVRTCLCYEVSDRDGEKQMKAAVKENADFIKVSRSRTDDMQKAMMGMHAAFTLSDQSLEYCAAHTPEGVGYHIHIAEDIADVYDSLTKYGKPIVNRLYDLGILGKQTMAGHCIHIGPHEMELLRDTNTMVVTNPESNMGNAVGCPPAMRMLNEYGILMGLGTDGYTNDVTESYKVGNIIHKHHLADPNAAWTEIPQMLFQNNPQMANRYFEKKLGVIEPDAAADVIVLDYKGPTPMTKDNYNAHILFGMNGSAVTDTIINGEIRMRNREVQGVDEEKIWQDAQIQAQSLWARINS
- the ygfK gene encoding putative selenate reductase subunit YgfK, which codes for MSDIMHPISIDGLLNWILNEYKNESTIFGIRKFFQADPNKTMTLFGEKMETPCGPAAGPHTQLSQNIIASYLTGSRFFEVKTVQIIDGEDLPVSKPCITAADECYNVEWSTELRVPQAYDEYVKGWFVLKLLSKEFDLGDPNGFIFNMSVGYDLAGIQSPKVDKYITDMQDAEGTPIWQECKEAAYKYLPQFKKIDREYIDGISSRVCHSITLSTLHGCPSDEIERITTYLLETKGLNSFIKCNPTMLGYTYTRQTMDELGFDYMVFDDHHFVEDLQFEDAVPMLKRLQNLADTKGLNFGVKITNTFPVEIAEEELPGDEMYMSGRSLFPLSISLAKKLSDAFDGKLQISYSGGADIFNIKDIFDAGIWPITMATTLLKPGGYQRMNQVANLLGESAYPTQVRVDLEKLTTIVEKAKSQARYKKSIKLQESPKLRTTVPLTNCYTAPCRSDGGCPINQDIPAYLRYVSEGNYLEALKVIVDKNPLPFITGTICAHPCMTKCTRQFYEGAIKIREAKLEAAEHAYDELMATLKKPVRKENAPKTAVVGGGPAGISAGYLLAREGMPVTVFEKADTIGGVCSQIVPEFRISMKSVQNDVEMAKFMGAEFKTGQAAPSIEALREQGYTNVIYAIGAWKHGKLSLEAGETLNSLEFLKANRENPKVNPYGEQIVVVGGGNTAMDCARAATTLPGVNKVSVVYRRDKRNMPADEEELYLALEDGVEFLELLSPIKLVDGLLTCEKMRLGDRDNTGRRKPVATGEFTEVPADTVIAAVGEKVDTDFYQSIGITTDQYGKVVSNQETLETNLKNVYVIGDANLGPATIVEAIADATKAAGAICEIHNHHYEQTNLNGDVASVRNKRGVLETKEALCGQASNCLECSTICESCMDVCPNRANIVVNVKGQPQPQIVHVDRMCNECGNCETFCPYASAPYKDKFTLFNTETDFENSTNSGFYVIDPSKKICLVRLWGNVSTIRLDEQGAAIPKDIIDLMDTMIEEYEYCMQM
- the hydA gene encoding dihydropyrimidinase, which codes for MSILLKGGIVVSAHGRRQVDVRIDGEKIVEVSTNLKAEDSTIEDVSGCFLLPGFIDAHTHLELNNGKGSMSTADNFYTGSKAAVAKGTTAVIDMATPSKGSSLKDCLATWNQLASGNSSCDYTYHMSIIEWNPSIKKEIKEMIEDGITSFKMYMAYDNLRTTDAEIFEAMREIRKYQGMLGIHCENGDLVNEMIAKFVAEGKLSPHYHPLTRPDSVEAEAVERYLMIAKLADLPVNIVHLSTKRALEAVKRARSRKQKVYVETCPQYLVLDDHLYDGPDFEGAKYVCSPPLRSINDQHALWDGIMDGQVNTISTDHCSFNFEGQKTTGKDDFSKIPNGMPGVETRPELIYTYGVTTGKISLERMVALLSEDIAKQFSLYPQKGIIQAGSDADIVIWDPKKTGVISAATQLQNVDYTPYDGMQTRGQAKSVYLRGQKVAESGRVILEKQGKFVFRNITPIDE
- the dpaL gene encoding diaminopropionate ammonia-lyase, with product MEKIKWTANEMPKTNDQYLTLMSKEAIEKALAFHRSFPQYNQTPLAELKNMAEFLGLKDFFVKDESYRFGLNAFKVLGGSFAMANYIAEKLGKDVADLTYDVLTSEKLRDEFGQATFFTATDGNHGRGVAWAANKLGQKSVVLMPKGSTQTRKENIEKEGAKVTIEEVNYDECVRMANKMAEETENGVMVQDTAWDGYEKIPTWIMQGYGTMALEASKQLKGAGKERPTHVFVQAGVGSLAGAVVGYFANLYPDNPPKMIVVEAQAADCLYKSAIEKDGEIRFVEGDLQTIMAGLACGEPNTISFDILENHTSVFVSAPDWVSEKGMRMLGAPLKGDPQVVSGESGAVAMGLVATAMQDPDYQELRETLELDGNSTVLMFSTEGDTDPDNYKKILWR